In Deltaproteobacteria bacterium, the DNA window CAGGCGGTCCCGAATTTCTGGCTGGGGTTGATGCTGATTCTTTTATTCGGGGTTTACTTGAAATGGCTTCCCATATCAGGGCGAGAAGAACTTTCCAACGTGATCATGCCAGCCCTGACACTGAGCGCCTTTACGACCGCATCGGTGACTCGGCTGACCAGATCAAGCATGCTGGACGTGCTCGGAAGTGAATACATAAAAATGGTGCGCATCAAAGGCGCGCCCGAACGTATCGTTATCTTAAAGCATGGGTTGCGCAACGCCCTGATCCCCATCCTGACGCTCATCTCTCTTCAGTTCGGTTATTTATTGGGAGGATCGGTTATCGTGGAGACGGTCTTTGCCTGGCCCGGAGTCGGAAGACTGGCCATTGAAGCCTTTTTCCGCCGGGATTTCCCGGTCATTCAGTCGGTCGTCTTCTTTATGTCGTTTGTTTTCGTCACCATCAATCTCCTGGTGGATATTCTTTACGCTTACATTGATCCCAGGATTCGTTACGGATGAAATTTTTCAAGGGAGACATTGTCTTTTGAGAACCCAGTGAGATGAGACATGAGCGTTGAAAAGGGCCGTGGCCCGGACCAAGAGATAACTTCAAAGAAGGTTGCCCGGCGGAAGTATCCATTCGTGGCCTTTTTTCTCTTAGGGCTTTTTCTCGTGACGGCCTTCTTCGGACCTTTGTTCGCCCCTCATGACCCGGACGCTCAGGATTTATCCTATTCGCTCAAGCCGCCATTCTGGGTGGAAGGCGGGTCAATGTCTCATCTTCTGGGGACGGACTCTTTAGGCCGGGATTATTTAAGCCGAATTATTTACGGGGCCAGGATTTCCTTACTGGTCAGTTCGGTGGCCATCTGTATCTGCGGCACCATCGGCGTCCTCCTGGGCCTGCTTTCCGGCTATTTTGGCGGCCTGGTTGACACGTTAATCATGCGGTTCACCGACACCTGGATATCCATGCCTGCGCTCATCCTGGCCATCGCCTTTGTCAGTATTTTGGGACCGGGGCTTAGAAACGTCATCCTGGTTATCGGGATAACGGCCTGGACCGGTTACGCCAGGATCGTGAGGGGAGAGGTTCTGGGCCTTAAGGAGCTGGACTTTGTGGACCTGGCGCGGGCCACGGGCTGCAGTGAAGCCAGGATTCTCTTTTCCCACATTCTGCCGAACGTGGTCAATACGTTAATCATCCTGGTCACTTTAGACATAGGCCGGGTGATCATATGGGAAGCGGCGTTGAGTTTTCTCGGCCTCGGGGTTCAGCATCCTACCCCGGCCTGGGGCCTCATGCTGGCGGGAGG includes these proteins:
- a CDS encoding ABC transporter permease, coding for MRRYIIKRILQAMVTILLIMVIIFFLSRAIGDPAVLFITEDAGEEELEILREKFGIDKPIWVQFVRFFASAARGDFGESFKWDEPALPLVLSRFPATLELAACAVLLSSFFGLSIGMITALKRDSWLDRFGQSLAVFGQAVPNFWLGLMLILLFGVYLKWLPISGREELSNVIMPALTLSAFTTASVTRLTRSSMLDVLGSEYIKMVRIKGAPERIVILKHGLRNALIPILTLISLQFGYLLGGSVIVETVFAWPGVGRLAIEAFFRRDFPVIQSVVFFMSFVFVTINLLVDILYAYIDPRIRYG
- a CDS encoding ABC transporter permease; protein product: MSVEKGRGPDQEITSKKVARRKYPFVAFFLLGLFLVTAFFGPLFAPHDPDAQDLSYSLKPPFWVEGGSMSHLLGTDSLGRDYLSRIIYGARISLLVSSVAICICGTIGVLLGLLSGYFGGLVDTLIMRFTDTWISMPALILAIAFVSILGPGLRNVILVIGITAWTGYARIVRGEVLGLKELDFVDLARATGCSEARILFSHILPNVVNTLIILVTLDIGRVIIWEAALSFLGLGVQHPTPAWGLMLAGGRKFITSAWWLVTFPGIAILITVLGANLTGNWLRDVLDPKQK